One Malania oleifera isolate guangnan ecotype guangnan chromosome 9, ASM2987363v1, whole genome shotgun sequence DNA segment encodes these proteins:
- the LOC131163845 gene encoding U-box domain-containing protein 24-like gives MQVMNSRSFPELVSELLVLAEEVTSLAKDSEIEREIFAEFALFIAKFTPILIDLSHNDKVMDTPTIRKAAESLKEELGHAKSLIETPSPKQIQDVTRELGQSLGHVLLASPEVTIDIKEKIGALHSEMLNARFNACPSCESELVDELQLQGEITEDDHICHDPEEVVLQLKYGKDEEFKFALLSLNDFVRCKTISDEWINNEGIVPILFNRLGSSKQKDRSVIIQILRILVVENADYKEKMAEAASLSTLVKSLSRDVEERREAVGLLLALSDLPAVHRRIGRIQGCIVMLVTMLNGDDPIASHDARKLLNALSSNAQNTLHMAEAGYFKPLVQYLKEGSDMSKILMATALSRMELTNQRRAALGEDGAIEPLVKMFNGGKLEAKLSALSALRNLSILKENIHHLISAGIVVPLLQLLFSVTSVFMTLREPASAILARIAQSEAILVNQDVAQQMLSLLNLSSPIIQHHLLEALNSIAAHSSSSNVKNKMIENGAIRLLLPFLTEPNIKIRSGALDLLYTLSKDMPGDLTDQLGETLLNIIVNIISSSTSKNEIAAAIGLLSNLPVNDKKATDALKKANLLPILVSILSSSTATSTPSTSWLEESTAGLLIRFTIPSDKKLQQFSAESGIIPLLVKFLITGSMVAKCRAATSLAQLSQNSLSLRKSRASRWLCVPPSADAFCAVHDGYCSVKSTFCLVKAGAISPLIQILEGKERDADAAVLGTLATLLQDEIWENGSNLIATMCGIQSIIKILEIGNINAQEKALWILERIFRVEDYRTQFGGSAQVLLIDLAQNGEPRLKSTIAKLLAQLELLQLQSSYF, from the exons ATGCAGGTAATGAATAGCAGGAGCTTCCCGGAGCTGGTCTCCGAGTTACTAGTTTTGGCAGAGGAGGTCACTTCCCTTGCAAAAGATTCTGAGATTGAAAGAGAGATATTTGCTGAATTTGCGTTGTTTATTGCGAAGTTCACGCCAATTCTCATTGATTTATCACATAATGACAAGGTAATGGACACACCCACCATCCGAAAAGCTGCGGAGTCTCTTAAAGAAGAGCTTGGCCATGCTAAGTCCTTGATTGAAACCCCATCTCCAAAGCAAATCCAGGATGTGACTCGCGAGCTAGGGCAATCATTAGGCCACGTGCTCTTGGCGAGTCCTGAAGTGACTATAGATATTAAGGAAAAGATTGGGGCATTGCACAGTGAAATGTTAAATGCAAGGTTCAATGCATGTCCCAGTTGTGAGTCTGAGCTTGTTGATGAGTTGCAACTGCAAGGGGAAATTACAGAAGATGACCACATTTGTCATGATCCGGAAGAAGTTGTGCTGCAGCTCAAGTACGGAAAAGATGAAGAATTCAAGTTTGCGCTTTTGAGTTTGAATGACTTCGTCAGGTGTAAAACAATCTCTGATGAATGGATTAACAATGAAGGGATTGTTCCAATTTTATTTAATCGGCTGGGTTCGAGTAAACAAAAGGACCGGTCGGTCATAATTCAAATACTGAGAATCCTAGTTGTGGAGAATGCTGATTACAAG GAGAAAATGGCAGAAGCTGCATCTTTATCAACACTGGTGAAATCTCTGAGTCGCGATGTTGAGGAGAGGAGGGAAGCTGTGGGGCTATTGCTGGCCCTATCGGATCTTCCTGCAGTTCATCGGCGAATTGGTAGGATTCAAGGGTGTATAGTTATGTTGGTCACCATGCTTAATGGGGATGATCCTATTGCTTCACATGATGCACGAAAGTTGTTGAATGCTTTGTCAAGTAATGCTCAAAACACTCTTCATATGGCAGAGGCTGGTTACTTTAAACCGCTAGTGCAATACTTAAAGGAAG GTTCTGACATGAGCAAGATCCTCATGGCAACAGCACTTTCAAGGATGGAGCTTACAAATCAAAGAAGAGCAGCACTTGGAGAAGATGGAGCAATTGAACCTCTTGTCAAAATGTTTAATGGAGGGAAGCTTGAAGCCAAGCTATCTGCCCTAAGTGCGCTCCGAAATTTGTCCATCTTGAAAGAAAACATCCATCATTTGATAAGTGCAGGCATTGTTGTACCTCTCCTCCAGCTGCTTTTCTCTGTAACGTCTGTGTTCATGACCCTTCGGGAGCCAGCATCCGCCATTCTTGCAAGGATTGCCCAGTCAGAAGCCATACTTGTCAATCAAGATGTGGCTCAGCAGATGCTGTCACTTCTAAACCTGTCTAGTCCAATAATACAGCATCACCTCTTAGAAGCACTGAATAGTATTGCTGCCCATTCCAGTTCATCCAATGTTAAAAACAAAATGATAGAAAATGGCGCAATTCGACTTCTCCTACCCTTCTTGACTGAACCCAACATTAAGATTAGGTCTGGTGCCTTAGATTTACTCTATACTCTTTCTAAAGATATGCCAGGAGATTTGACGGACCAGCTAGGAGAAACCCTTCTCAAtattattgtaaatattattTCATCATCAACATCTAAGAATGAAATAGCGGCAGCCATTGGCTTGCTGAGCAATCTTCCAGTTAATGACAAGAAAGCAACAGATGCATTGAAAAAGGCAAATTTGCTGCCTATTCTGGTCTCCATACTGAGCTCAAGCACTGCGACTTCAACACCCAGTACTTCCTGGTTGGAAGAGAGCACTGCAGGCCTGTTAATTCGGTTTACGATTCCTTCAGATAAGAAATTGCAACAATTTTCAGCAGAAAGTGgcataatccccttacttgttaaGTTTCTCATCACTGGGTCAATGGTTGCTAAATGTAGAGCTGCAACCTCACTAGCTCAGCTATCACAGAATTCGCTCTCTCTTAGGAAGTCCAGAGCATCAAGATGGTTATGTGTTCCTCCTTCTGCAGATGCATTTTGTGCAGTTCATGACGGCTACTGTTCTGTCAAAAGCACATTCTGTTTGGTCAAGGCAGGTGCCATATCCCCACTGATTCAAATTTTGGAAGGTAAAGAGAGGGATGCCGATGCAGCGGTGCTTGGTACCCTTGCAACTCTTTTGCAGGATGAAATTTGGGAAAATGGAAGTAACTTGATTGCTACAATGTGTGGGATCCAatccattataaaaattttggaaatagGGAACATCAATGCTCAAGAGAAAGCACTGTGGATATTGGAGAGGATATTTAGAGTGGAGGATTACAGAACACAGTTTGGGGGATCTGCACAAGTGTTACTCATTGATCTAGCACAGAATGGAGAACCAAGATTGAAATCCACAATTGCGAAGTTGTTGGCTCAACTTGAGCTCTTGCAACTTCAGTCTAGTTACTTTTAA